Proteins encoded in a region of the Campylobacter geochelonis genome:
- the uvrC gene encoding excinuclease ABC subunit UvrC: protein MLVDEIKSLPNLPGVYEYFDEFGKLLYVGKAKVLKNRVKSYFSFTPHLAPNPKVSPRIHKMISEAVHLEYIVTKSESDALILENSFIKQLHPKYNILLRDDKTYPYIYVNLNDDFPRFEITRKVIKGTNIKYFGPYFRGAREILEVLYSHFKLVQKASCAKGKKACLFYQINRCHAPCEGKISKENYALIVQEAIKALKNPQIMLANLSNLMIKHAQNENYEEAAKIRDQISAIKDSEVKVEVDLAKLEDFEAIAINYSQNLICSVRFSIRDGKIANSNSHITNLKLVSKDDIKEVYKQVILDAFAANSPVATNKIYIYDDFEDKALVEEILSLRHERKFSIICPKIGEKRKICEIAYQNAQINIQKHLKTHDYSFLEALKEYFSLSNLPQNIEAYDNSHLFGSAPVGAMISFSNGEFNKENYRHAHLNSNNDYDQMVEFLTLRATRFDKLGAPDLWVIDGGKALLDLAYSIVDSTGANIDVIAISKEKIDAKAHRAKGSAKDKIYTKNGVFSLPTDDKRLQFFQRLRDEAHRFAITFHQKTRKKEDLQRSKLKNLGISDGSIKKLLDYFGSFEKIYESNFEEISTLVNKNVAKKLFF from the coding sequence TTGTTAGTAGATGAGATAAAATCACTGCCAAATTTGCCTGGCGTTTATGAGTATTTTGACGAATTTGGCAAGCTTTTATATGTCGGAAAAGCAAAAGTGCTTAAAAACCGCGTTAAAAGCTACTTTTCTTTTACGCCACACTTAGCGCCAAATCCAAAGGTAAGCCCACGAATCCACAAGATGATAAGCGAAGCTGTTCACCTTGAATATATAGTAACTAAAAGCGAAAGCGATGCTTTGATACTTGAGAATTCATTCATCAAGCAACTTCACCCCAAATACAACATCTTGCTTCGAGATGATAAAACTTATCCATATATATATGTAAATTTAAATGATGATTTTCCGCGCTTTGAAATCACTAGAAAAGTTATCAAAGGTACAAATATCAAGTATTTTGGTCCATATTTTAGAGGCGCGAGAGAAATTTTAGAAGTTTTATACTCACACTTTAAACTCGTGCAAAAGGCAAGTTGTGCAAAAGGTAAAAAAGCCTGTCTTTTTTATCAGATAAACAGATGTCACGCTCCATGTGAGGGCAAAATTTCAAAAGAAAATTACGCCTTAATCGTTCAAGAAGCGATAAAAGCTCTTAAAAATCCACAAATTATGCTTGCAAATTTATCAAATTTGATGATAAAACACGCCCAAAATGAAAATTATGAAGAGGCTGCTAAAATCAGAGATCAAATTTCAGCTATAAAAGATAGCGAAGTAAAAGTTGAAGTTGATTTGGCTAAGTTAGAGGATTTTGAAGCGATTGCTATAAACTATAGTCAGAATTTAATCTGTTCGGTTAGATTTAGCATTCGAGATGGAAAGATAGCAAATTCAAACTCTCATATAACAAATTTAAAGCTCGTAAGCAAAGATGACATCAAAGAAGTCTACAAACAAGTCATTTTAGATGCCTTTGCAGCAAACTCTCCAGTTGCTACAAATAAAATTTATATATATGATGACTTTGAAGATAAAGCTTTAGTTGAAGAAATTTTATCTTTACGACATGAGCGTAAATTTAGCATAATTTGCCCTAAAATAGGTGAAAAACGAAAAATTTGCGAAATAGCATATCAAAACGCGCAGATAAATATCCAAAAACATCTAAAAACGCATGATTATAGCTTTTTAGAAGCCTTAAAAGAGTATTTTTCACTATCAAATTTACCTCAAAATATAGAAGCATATGATAACTCACATCTATTTGGAAGTGCGCCAGTTGGGGCGATGATATCATTTAGTAATGGCGAGTTTAACAAAGAAAACTACCGCCACGCACACTTAAACTCAAACAACGATTATGATCAGATGGTTGAGTTTTTAACCCTTAGAGCGACTAGATTTGACAAGCTTGGTGCGCCTGATTTATGGGTAATCGATGGCGGAAAAGCTTTGCTGGACTTAGCTTACTCTATCGTTGATAGTACTGGCGCAAATATCGATGTTATCGCTATCTCAAAAGAAAAAATAGATGCTAAAGCACACCGCGCAAAAGGGAGCGCAAAAGATAAAATTTATACTAAAAATGGTGTTTTTTCACTTCCAACTGATGATAAACGACTACAGTTTTTCCAAAGATTAAGAGATGAAGCGCACCGTTTTGCTATAACGTTTCATCAAAAAACTAGAAAAAAAGAGGATTTACAAAGATCAAAACTTAAAAATTTGGGAATTTCTGATGGAAGTATCAAAAAACTTTTAGACTATTTTGGTAGCTTTGAAAAAATTTATGAATCAAATTTTGAAGAAATTTCAACTTTGGTTAATAAAAATGTGGCAAAAAAACTATTTTTTTAA
- the guaA gene encoding glutamine-hydrolyzing GMP synthase, which produces MKTADIVILDFGSQYTQLIARRLREQGVYAELLPFNTKISDIKAKEPKGIILSGGPASVYAKDAYFCDEKVFELGVPVLGICYGMQLIAQHFGASVVPAREKEYGKANLNFKKEHGLFGDTKDGQVVWMSHSDKVENLPAGFEVIADSENSEFCVFGDEKRKIYALQFHPEVAHSEFGDKILKNFAKYICGCESTWNMGSFAKSQCEKIKALVGSDKVLCAVSGGVDSSVVAALLAHCIKDNLIVVFVDNGLLRTNEAKQVENTFKTKLGINLISIDASETFLSRLKDVVDPEEKRKIIGNTFIEIFDKEAAKHKDVKYLAQGTLYTDVIESSVVGASKTIKSHHNVGGLPKDMKFKLIEPLRDIFKDEVRALGLELGLSRDLVFRHPFPGPGLAIRIMGDVRSDRLELLRKADVILREELKSTGWYDKTWQAFCVLLNVNSVGVMGDNRTYENTVCVRVVDASDGMTASFSRLPYDLLENVSRRIINEVDGINRVVYDISSKPPATIEWE; this is translated from the coding sequence ATGAAAACAGCAGACATAGTTATACTTGATTTTGGATCACAATACACTCAGTTAATAGCAAGAAGACTTCGCGAACAAGGCGTTTATGCAGAGCTTTTGCCTTTTAATACAAAAATTAGCGATATAAAAGCAAAAGAGCCAAAGGGCATTATTTTAAGTGGCGGACCAGCTAGCGTTTATGCAAAAGATGCTTATTTTTGCGATGAGAAAGTTTTTGAGTTAGGCGTGCCTGTGCTTGGAATTTGTTATGGAATGCAGCTAATCGCGCAACATTTTGGCGCAAGCGTAGTTCCAGCAAGAGAGAAAGAGTATGGAAAAGCAAATCTAAATTTTAAAAAAGAGCATGGACTTTTTGGTGATACAAAAGATGGGCAAGTTGTTTGGATGAGCCATTCTGATAAGGTTGAGAATTTACCAGCTGGATTTGAGGTTATCGCGGATTCAGAAAATTCTGAATTTTGTGTTTTTGGCGATGAAAAACGAAAAATTTATGCACTTCAATTTCACCCAGAGGTAGCACATAGCGAATTTGGCGATAAAATTTTAAAGAATTTTGCAAAATACATTTGTGGTTGCGAAAGCACGTGGAACATGGGAAGCTTTGCAAAAAGTCAATGTGAGAAAATCAAAGCTTTAGTTGGAAGTGATAAAGTACTTTGTGCGGTAAGTGGGGGCGTTGATAGCTCTGTTGTAGCGGCACTTTTAGCTCATTGTATAAAAGATAATTTAATAGTCGTTTTTGTAGATAATGGACTTTTAAGAACAAATGAGGCAAAGCAAGTTGAAAATACCTTTAAAACAAAACTTGGTATAAATTTAATCAGCATTGATGCAAGTGAGACTTTTTTAAGTCGCCTAAAAGATGTTGTTGATCCAGAAGAGAAAAGAAAAATCATAGGAAATACCTTTATAGAAATTTTTGATAAAGAAGCAGCTAAACATAAAGATGTAAAATATCTAGCTCAAGGCACGCTTTATACAGATGTTATCGAAAGTAGCGTGGTAGGAGCAAGTAAAACTATAAAAAGTCATCATAATGTCGGCGGGCTTCCAAAAGATATGAAATTTAAGCTTATCGAGCCACTTCGCGATATTTTCAAAGATGAGGTTAGAGCACTTGGGCTTGAGCTTGGGTTATCAAGAGATTTGGTTTTTCGCCATCCATTCCCAGGACCAGGTCTTGCTATACGTATAATGGGCGATGTAAGAAGCGATAGGTTAGAGTTACTTAGAAAAGCTGATGTGATTTTACGAGAAGAGTTAAAAAGCACTGGTTGGTATGATAAGACATGGCAAGCATTTTGTGTGCTTTTAAATGTAAATTCAGTCGGAGTTATGGGCGATAATAGAACTTATGAAAACACAGTTTGCGTTCGCGTGGTTGATGCAAGCGATGGCATGACGGCGAGTTTTTCAAGACTACCGTATGATTTACTAGAAAATGTAAGCAGAAGAATCATAAACGAAGTTGATGGAATCAACCGCGTAGTTTATGATATATCAAGCAAACCACCTGCAACTATCGAGTGGGAATAA
- a CDS encoding RDD family protein, with product MNFENVKLASINKRGLAFFVDEILTSFLFIIIYYDKIFSATTQEEAIVIASSLSFQYVILKVIYQSFFIWYYGATIGKMIFKIRCVSYENQNPNLSNSVLRAMVRIISEAVFYIGFIWAYFNPARQTWHDKVAKTLVVDIA from the coding sequence ATGAACTTTGAAAATGTAAAGTTAGCTAGTATAAACAAAAGAGGTTTAGCCTTTTTTGTTGATGAAATTTTGACTAGTTTTTTGTTTATTATTATCTATTATGACAAGATTTTTTCTGCAACAACGCAAGAAGAAGCTATCGTTATAGCCTCTTCGCTATCGTTTCAATATGTTATTTTAAAAGTTATTTATCAATCGTTTTTTATCTGGTATTATGGTGCGACAATTGGCAAGATGATTTTTAAAATTCGTTGCGTTTCATACGAAAACCAAAATCCAAATTTATCAAATTCGGTTTTAAGGGCTATGGTTAGGATTATAAGTGAAGCTGTTTTTTATATAGGATTTATCTGGGCGTATTTTAACCCAGCAAGACAGACTTGGCATGATAAAGTAGCTAAAACACTGGTGGTGGATATTGCTTAA
- a CDS encoding LPS-assembly protein LptD: MISLFCAAALHASTQDVELLADNVSKNGDVVNAEGNVIMYSKEYLITANKAVYDQKNEIVEFFGNVNSLRGLNETSRTNYLRLNLKSKEDFATENFIMDKEAEIWMQNNESCSDDGYYRTKGSVVSSCNIQDPDWRIKYSSGKLNKETKFLHLYNPVFYAGDVPVFYLPYFGFPTDKTRRSGLLIPEIGYMKNEGVYYKQPIYLAPYESWDLQFDPQVRSRRGFGIYTTFRFADSPYSYGEIRGGIFDNFKRAQEKLEYKNEKHHGIEFEYDRSKLAKYLIDGDFKEQLWIDFKKVNDVEYFDLKEKGGLSDDDDSLVASRLNYYLTTDEHYFGLYSRYYIDTDKLNKKNTFRNDDTIQELPTLQYHKFSNSLFLDNLIYSVDTKYHNYTRSVGTEASQYELNIPLSFSLPLFNDYLNLKFSENLYATHIDYRDNFLYRNGGLSSDDSANYVNHYHRISLSTDLAKAYDSFYHTVNFELDYIVPGYQSGDINSRLFKEYQYDYDKERGRVNQNRLNDIASNLYYEDNFLGELGKDYTQRNFGAKFTEYIYDENGRKFIRHSVRQRYDFEDEELGDLTHRLDLYFKNGFSIGNRFEYSHENHEFEKIQTYARYADTKFSASINHTYENVKRATDRYDKDNYTILNASVNLPNFYKVFGSWEYDWEREYNKMWRLGVTHNRRCWNYTFVYQEDIEPRTSSSLSYEKAKKEQGFYFFVNFYPFGGVSYDFSKDKEYKAANQ; encoded by the coding sequence ATGATTTCACTTTTTTGTGCTGCCGCGCTACACGCTAGCACTCAAGATGTCGAACTTCTAGCTGATAATGTTAGCAAAAATGGCGATGTAGTAAACGCAGAAGGCAACGTCATAATGTACTCAAAAGAGTATTTGATAACGGCAAATAAAGCTGTGTATGACCAAAAAAATGAGATAGTTGAGTTTTTTGGAAATGTAAACTCTTTAAGAGGGCTAAACGAGACTTCAAGGACAAATTATCTAAGACTAAATTTAAAGAGCAAAGAGGATTTTGCAACTGAGAATTTTATAATGGATAAAGAGGCTGAAATTTGGATGCAAAACAACGAAAGTTGCAGTGATGATGGATATTACCGCACAAAAGGCTCTGTTGTTTCAAGTTGTAATATACAAGATCCGGATTGGCGTATAAAATACTCAAGCGGAAAACTTAACAAAGAAACTAAATTCCTTCATCTTTATAACCCGGTTTTTTATGCTGGTGATGTTCCGGTTTTTTATCTTCCATACTTTGGATTTCCTACTGATAAAACGAGGCGAAGCGGACTTTTGATACCAGAAATTGGCTATATGAAAAACGAGGGAGTGTATTATAAACAACCGATTTATCTAGCGCCTTATGAGAGTTGGGATTTGCAGTTTGACCCACAAGTTCGCTCACGTCGTGGCTTTGGAATTTATACAACATTTCGTTTTGCTGACTCGCCTTACTCATACGGAGAGATTCGTGGTGGGATATTTGATAACTTTAAAAGAGCGCAAGAAAAACTTGAGTATAAAAACGAAAAACATCACGGTATCGAGTTTGAATACGATAGAAGCAAGCTTGCTAAGTATCTTATAGATGGGGATTTTAAAGAGCAACTTTGGATAGATTTTAAAAAAGTTAATGATGTTGAGTATTTTGACTTAAAAGAAAAAGGTGGGCTTTCAGATGATGATGACTCGCTGGTTGCTTCAAGACTAAATTATTATTTAACTACGGATGAGCATTATTTTGGGCTTTATTCAAGATATTATATAGATACCGATAAATTAAACAAGAAAAATACATTTAGAAACGATGACACCATTCAAGAGCTACCAACATTGCAGTATCATAAATTTAGCAACTCGCTCTTTTTAGATAACTTGATTTACTCAGTCGATACTAAATACCACAATTATACAAGAAGCGTTGGAACTGAAGCTAGTCAATATGAGTTAAATATACCGCTTAGCTTTAGTTTGCCACTTTTTAATGATTATTTAAATTTAAAATTTAGTGAAAATTTATATGCAACACATATAGACTACAGAGATAATTTCTTATATAGAAATGGCGGATTAAGTAGTGATGATAGCGCAAACTACGTAAACCATTATCATAGAATTTCATTAAGCACTGATTTGGCAAAGGCTTATGATAGTTTTTATCATACAGTAAATTTCGAGCTTGATTATATAGTGCCAGGTTATCAAAGTGGAGATATAAACTCAAGACTTTTTAAAGAGTATCAATACGACTATGATAAAGAGCGAGGCAGAGTCAATCAAAACCGCCTTAATGATATCGCAAGCAATCTTTACTATGAAGATAACTTCTTAGGCGAACTTGGTAAAGACTATACGCAAAGAAACTTTGGCGCTAAATTTACTGAGTATATATATGATGAAAATGGTAGAAAATTTATACGCCACTCTGTTAGACAAAGATATGATTTTGAAGATGAAGAGCTTGGGGATTTAACTCATAGGCTAGATTTATACTTTAAAAATGGCTTTAGTATAGGAAATAGATTTGAGTATTCTCACGAAAATCATGAGTTTGAAAAGATTCAAACATATGCAAGATATGCAGATACTAAATTTAGTGCCTCTATAAATCACACTTATGAAAATGTAAAACGAGCCACCGATAGATACGACAAAGATAACTATACCATACTAAATGCGTCTGTAAATTTACCTAACTTTTATAAAGTTTTTGGAAGTTGGGAGTATGATTGGGAAAGAGAGTATAACAAGATGTGGCGTCTTGGCGTTACGCACAACAGAAGATGTTGGAACTATACATTTGTTTATCAAGAAGATATAGAGCCACGCACTTCAAGTTCGTTGAGTTATGAAAAAGCTAAAAAAGAGCAAGGTTTTTACTTCTTTGTAAATTTCTATCCTTTTGGCGGAGTGAGTTATGACTTTTCAAAAGACAAAGAGTATAAGGCAGCAAATCAATAA
- a CDS encoding uroporphyrinogen-III synthase, which translates to MIYLVSNTPNSQVKNLKVCQIEFFKFNVDLGEFEALIITSKNAIKAILNNKIKLNLDLDVFAIGEASAKACKEAGFKNIYIAKNSHGIEFAQEILPLLKDKKTLFIKAKETVSDIAGKLNDINLTSIIGYENRYLNLEPNLAPPPHSTLIFTSPSNVKGFIKNFGWDKSYKAVSIGNATYEALKPYSNSKKSKKQDINECIKLALSIV; encoded by the coding sequence TTGATATATTTAGTTTCAAACACGCCAAATTCACAGGTTAAAAATTTAAAAGTTTGCCAGATAGAGTTTTTTAAATTTAACGTGGATTTAGGCGAATTTGAAGCTCTTATCATAACTTCAAAAAACGCCATAAAAGCCATTTTGAACAATAAAATCAAGCTAAATTTAGACTTAGATGTTTTTGCTATCGGCGAGGCTAGCGCAAAAGCTTGCAAAGAAGCTGGGTTTAAAAACATCTATATAGCAAAAAATTCTCACGGAATTGAGTTCGCACAAGAGATTTTGCCGCTTTTAAAAGATAAAAAAACGCTCTTTATCAAGGCAAAAGAGACTGTTTCTGATATAGCTGGCAAGTTAAATGATATAAATTTAACCTCAATCATCGGTTATGAAAACAGATATTTAAATTTAGAGCCAAATTTAGCCCCGCCACCGCATTCAACGCTGATTTTTACCTCGCCATCAAATGTAAAAGGCTTTATAAAAAATTTTGGTTGGGATAAAAGTTATAAAGCTGTAAGTATCGGAAATGCCACATATGAGGCGCTAAAACCATACTCAAATTCAAAAAAAAGCAAAAAACAAGATATAAATGAGTGTATTAAGCTAGCTTTATCTATAGTTTAA
- the purD gene encoding phosphoribosylamine--glycine ligase, which yields MNILIVGNGAREYAIGRKLREENIVNKIFFAPGNAATSNLGENLDIEKHEDLAEFVKRYDVDLTIVGPEAPLSDGIVDVFEKYNLAIFGPSKAAARLEGSKAFMKDFLKKQGIKTARYLNSNNLEEISKFIDSLGQIVVVKADGLCAGKGVIIAQNHDEAKEAAKEMLSGTSFGEAGKTVVIEEFLDGFELSLFAICDGENFVTLPVAQDHKRLLDDDKGPNTGGMGAYAPSPLASKELIKKVEKDVVEPTLKGMKKDGNPFCGVLFVGLMVVDNEPYVLEFNVRFGDPECEVIMPLIDGNLSQMLYNAATKKLENINLKDKFAVGVVISSKNYPYKSSEPALIKVKEVPADTHICYGGVSQKNGEIYATGGRVLVCVGVGDSIKEARDKAYELCKNIEFDGMHYRKDIAYQALR from the coding sequence TTGAACATTTTGATAGTAGGTAATGGCGCAAGAGAGTATGCCATAGGAAGAAAACTAAGAGAAGAAAATATAGTAAATAAGATATTTTTTGCTCCAGGGAACGCAGCGACCTCAAATTTAGGCGAAAATTTAGATATAGAAAAACACGAAGACCTCGCCGAATTCGTTAAACGCTATGATGTAGACCTAACTATCGTTGGACCAGAAGCACCATTAAGTGATGGGATTGTAGATGTGTTTGAAAAATATAATCTTGCCATTTTTGGACCAAGCAAAGCAGCTGCTAGATTAGAGGGTAGCAAGGCTTTTATGAAGGACTTTTTAAAAAAACAAGGTATCAAAACTGCAAGATACCTAAATAGTAACAACTTAGAAGAAATTTCAAAATTTATTGACTCATTAGGGCAAATTGTTGTAGTTAAAGCAGATGGGCTTTGTGCTGGAAAAGGCGTTATAATAGCGCAAAATCACGATGAGGCAAAAGAAGCCGCGAAAGAGATGTTAAGTGGAACTAGTTTTGGCGAAGCTGGAAAAACGGTTGTTATAGAGGAGTTTTTAGATGGTTTTGAGCTTAGCTTGTTTGCTATTTGTGATGGAGAAAATTTTGTAACACTACCAGTAGCACAAGATCACAAAAGGCTTTTAGATGATGATAAAGGTCCAAACACCGGTGGTATGGGAGCATACGCGCCAAGTCCGTTAGCTAGCAAAGAGCTTATAAAAAAAGTTGAAAAAGATGTCGTAGAGCCTACTTTAAAAGGTATGAAAAAAGATGGAAATCCATTTTGCGGAGTGCTTTTTGTAGGGCTTATGGTGGTTGATAATGAGCCATATGTTTTGGAATTTAATGTGCGTTTTGGTGATCCAGAGTGCGAGGTTATCATGCCTTTAATAGATGGAAATTTAAGCCAAATGCTTTATAATGCGGCAACAAAAAAGCTAGAAAATATAAATTTAAAAGATAAATTTGCTGTTGGAGTTGTGATTTCTAGTAAAAACTATCCTTATAAAAGCTCCGAACCTGCTTTAATCAAAGTAAAAGAAGTACCAGCTGATACGCATATTTGCTATGGTGGCGTTAGTCAAAAAAATGGCGAAATTTACGCAACTGGTGGTAGGGTTTTAGTCTGCGTTGGGGTTGGAGATAGTATAAAAGAGGCAAGAGATAAAGCGTATGAGCTTTGTAAAAACATCGAATTTGATGGAATGCACTATAGAAAAGATATCGCATATCAGGCACTTAGATGA
- a CDS encoding polyribonucleotide nucleotidyltransferase, whose amino-acid sequence MQYSIEVNNQVEIFDLDKVAKQAAGAVLMRVKNTVVLATVARDEVQVDGDFLPLTVQYVEKAYATGRIPGGYIKRETKPGDFETLTSRIIDRSLRPLFPKGYAYPTQIVVFVLSADSEVDLQVVALNAASVALYLSDIPVDRPVCGVRVGRINDEFVINPSNSQLKDSSLDLYVAGVKDELLMIEMRSISQESNEISPIATMMTPMVDPLISESINLTQSMNEFNEELMVEAIKFGADAILKGSNAYEEAFKAHKKAPANLEFKPEIENENIALYIDQFYKDEVKFAINQMAKSERATELNKIVKTILSDETAITEGWEEGVISNVLGKYKKRIVREQIVNDRVRADGRGLKEVRPISIETNLLPNAHGSCLFTRGQTQALVITTLGSDGDAQMSESLTEKNALTDRFMVNYNFPGFSVGEASPLRSPGRRELGHGNLAKRALAPSIYANEPQVIRVVSEILESNGSSSMATVCGGALSLRAAGVNTIKLVAGIAMGLIFENDKHAILSDIMGLEDHDGDMDFKVAGTIDGITALQMDIKLGGISLEVLREALYQAKEGREHILKIMQRADEEIVINEDVLPKLELFSVEPSKIVDIIGQAGKTIKEIIEKFGVSIDLDRDKGEVKISGGKKKQVEAAKDYIIEITQKEPRGFRKGGSKREPKKNVHFEVGEEFEGEVKSMVDFGAFIHLKDGVDGLLHISKIKTPLKAGDMVKVKVSELKGSKISLELA is encoded by the coding sequence ATGCAGTATTCAATAGAAGTAAACAATCAAGTAGAAATTTTTGACCTTGATAAGGTAGCCAAACAAGCAGCTGGCGCTGTTTTGATGAGAGTTAAAAACACAGTAGTTTTAGCAACTGTAGCGCGAGATGAAGTTCAAGTAGATGGCGATTTTTTGCCTTTAACAGTTCAATACGTAGAAAAAGCATATGCAACTGGAAGAATTCCTGGTGGATATATTAAAAGAGAGACTAAACCAGGTGATTTTGAAACCCTAACTAGCCGCATTATCGATAGAAGTTTAAGACCGCTTTTTCCAAAAGGATATGCATATCCAACTCAAATAGTCGTTTTTGTTCTTTCAGCAGACTCTGAAGTAGATCTTCAGGTTGTAGCTTTAAACGCAGCAAGCGTGGCGCTATACTTAAGCGATATCCCAGTTGATAGACCAGTTTGTGGCGTTAGAGTAGGTAGGATAAATGATGAGTTTGTTATAAACCCTTCAAATTCTCAGCTAAAAGATAGCTCACTTGATTTATACGTAGCTGGTGTAAAAGATGAACTTTTAATGATAGAGATGAGATCAATCTCACAAGAGAGTAACGAAATTTCGCCGATTGCTACGATGATGACTCCGATGGTAGATCCACTTATTTCAGAGAGCATAAATTTAACTCAAAGTATGAATGAATTTAACGAAGAGCTTATGGTTGAAGCTATCAAATTTGGTGCAGATGCGATACTAAAAGGAAGCAACGCTTATGAAGAGGCGTTTAAAGCGCATAAAAAAGCGCCTGCAAATTTAGAGTTTAAACCTGAGATTGAAAATGAAAATATAGCACTTTATATCGATCAATTTTACAAAGATGAGGTTAAATTTGCTATAAATCAAATGGCAAAAAGCGAGCGAGCAACAGAGCTTAATAAGATAGTTAAAACCATATTAAGCGATGAAACAGCTATAACAGAAGGTTGGGAAGAGGGCGTTATATCTAACGTCTTAGGCAAATACAAAAAAAGAATCGTTAGAGAGCAAATCGTAAATGATAGAGTAAGAGCCGATGGCAGAGGACTAAAAGAGGTTCGCCCTATATCAATCGAGACGAATTTACTTCCAAATGCGCATGGAAGTTGCCTTTTTACTAGAGGTCAAACTCAAGCGTTAGTTATCACGACTTTAGGAAGTGATGGAGATGCTCAAATGAGCGAGTCTTTGACTGAGAAAAATGCGCTTACTGATAGATTTATGGTAAATTATAACTTCCCTGGCTTTAGCGTTGGCGAGGCAAGTCCATTAAGAAGCCCAGGCAGAAGAGAGCTAGGACATGGAAATTTAGCCAAACGCGCACTTGCTCCAAGCATTTATGCAAACGAGCCTCAAGTTATCAGAGTTGTTAGCGAAATTCTAGAATCAAACGGCTCAAGCTCGATGGCTACGGTTTGTGGTGGGGCTTTATCTTTAAGAGCGGCTGGTGTAAATACTATAAAACTAGTTGCTGGTATCGCGATGGGGTTGATTTTTGAAAATGATAAACACGCGATTTTAAGCGATATTATGGGGCTTGAAGATCACGATGGCGATATGGACTTTAAAGTTGCTGGAACGATTGATGGAATTACAGCTTTGCAAATGGATATAAAACTTGGTGGAATTAGCCTAGAAGTGCTAAGAGAGGCGCTTTATCAAGCAAAAGAGGGACGCGAGCATATCCTTAAAATTATGCAAAGAGCAGATGAAGAGATAGTTATAAACGAAGATGTGCTTCCAAAACTGGAGCTTTTTAGCGTTGAACCTAGCAAAATCGTTGATATCATCGGACAAGCTGGAAAAACTATAAAAGAGATTATAGAGAAATTTGGCGTATCGATTGACCTTGATAGAGATAAAGGAGAGGTTAAAATCTCTGGCGGCAAGAAAAAACAGGTAGAAGCGGCAAAAGACTATATAATTGAAATCACCCAAAAAGAGCCAAGAGGCTTTAGAAAAGGTGGCTCAAAACGAGAACCAAAGAAAAATGTTCACTTTGAAGTAGGCGAGGAATTCGAGGGTGAAGTTAAGAGTATGGTTGATTTTGGTGCGTTTATACACCTAAAAGATGGCGTTGATGGGCTTTTACATATATCTAAGATAAAAACTCCGCTAAAAGCTGGCGATATGGTAAAAGTAAAAGTTAGCGAACTTAAAGGCTCAAAAATTTCGCTCGAACTTGCATAA
- a CDS encoding sodium:proton antiporter — MITPRQKLSFKDRLDAAQMLYDVLPLDDIMQKKPLLVCSSLDSVVLVDYIARKLKLSYELLFTENIVSPINPDCIIAMVSETEEIVVIDELVKSFGINLDYVYGESSRKYEEKILKNVYKYRKGELIGSFEGKNILLMDEGCETGITALTCLKSIISLNAKSVSYATPLIASDVVQNLSIVTDQIYTVHSIANFVEVDFYYDDKTKANSQKIISILEESPYYLPLQKEGDKETCSIQ, encoded by the coding sequence ATGATAACACCTAGGCAAAAACTATCTTTTAAAGATAGATTAGATGCAGCTCAAATGTTATATGATGTTTTGCCACTAGATGATATCATGCAAAAAAAGCCTTTGCTGGTTTGTTCATCGCTTGATTCTGTTGTTTTGGTTGATTATATAGCTAGAAAGTTAAAGCTAAGTTATGAGCTGCTTTTTACAGAAAATATAGTCTCGCCGATAAATCCAGACTGCATTATAGCGATGGTAAGCGAAACAGAAGAGATAGTTGTTATAGATGAATTAGTTAAATCTTTTGGCATAAATTTAGACTATGTTTATGGTGAAAGTAGTAGAAAATACGAGGAGAAGATTTTAAAAAACGTTTATAAGTATAGAAAAGGTGAGCTTATCGGTAGTTTTGAAGGCAAGAATATCTTGCTTATGGATGAGGGTTGTGAGACAGGAATCACAGCTTTGACATGCCTAAAATCGATTATAAGTTTAAATGCAAAGTCTGTATCATATGCTACTCCGCTGATTGCAAGCGATGTAGTTCAAAATTTAAGCATAGTAACAGACCAAATTTATACGGTTCATAGTATAGCAAATTTCGTTGAGGTTGATTTTTATTACGATGATAAAACCAAAGCAAATTCGCAAAAAATAATCTCTATATTAGAAGAGAGCCCATACTATCTGCCGTTACAAAAAGAAGGAGACAAAGAAACATGCAGTATTCAATAG